One genomic window of Tenacibaculum tangerinum includes the following:
- a CDS encoding beta-N-acetylhexosaminidase — protein sequence MKISYHYLVFFVLLLINCHKNIPKPITPEIIPIPVSQTITEGTFILNNAVSVNYQDEFKSVANYFSEYIEKQYDITLTTAKTGAKIQFLKDDTLKNEEAYILTITPKEIIISASSAKGAFYGVQSLLQLMPVATNSKSMAIQCLEIKDSPRFVYRGMHLDVARHFFSVDFIKKYIDMLAMLKMNTFHWHLTEDQGWRIEIKKYPKLQEVAAYRKETLIGHYSDQPHQFDGKRYGGYYTQEEIREVVTYAAERQVTIIPEIEMPGHSQAAIAAYPELGCTGDTIEVATKWGVFEDIYCPKETTFQFLEDVIDEVVSLFPGKYIHIGGDEAPKKRWRNCAHCQQLIKEKGLKDEHELQSYFITRMEQYINSKGKQLIGWDEILEGGLAPNATVMSWRGTKGAVEAAKAHHNVVLTPNSHCYFDHYQSTHENEPLAIGGFLPLEKVYHFNPIPKELTKEEAQYVLGAQGNVWTEYMKTPEKVEYMIFPRVAALSEVVWSSSKQKNYDDFKKRLLSFFKRLDHLSINHANHLYELRGKPLYAKDSTFYILEAQISGKDIRFTLDGTIPTEKSTLYTAPIPITKSVTIKAASFDKKEQIGAVFSKDILKHKAINQTISLSVPPNPTYGKGGKEILINGIQGNKSRYGDKEWLGFDTDSVSITIDFEKPTAISSIITRFYNSVGSWIYPPKKYTVSLNNGFTKEVVLNTTSETTVKSRISIPKQTVKQLNITISCFGKIPEGEQGAGHLAWLFIDEIIVD from the coding sequence ATGAAAATCAGTTATCATTACCTTGTCTTTTTTGTACTATTACTTATCAACTGTCATAAAAATATTCCCAAACCCATCACTCCAGAAATCATTCCGATTCCTGTTTCACAAACCATTACCGAAGGAACTTTTATTCTTAACAATGCTGTTTCTGTAAACTATCAAGATGAATTCAAATCAGTAGCGAATTATTTTTCTGAATATATTGAAAAACAATATGATATTACTTTAACCACAGCCAAAACGGGTGCTAAAATTCAATTCTTAAAAGATGATACACTTAAAAATGAAGAAGCTTATATTTTAACTATTACTCCCAAAGAGATTATCATCAGCGCTTCTTCTGCAAAAGGCGCTTTTTATGGGGTGCAGAGTTTGCTACAATTAATGCCTGTTGCTACCAACTCAAAAAGCATGGCTATTCAATGCTTAGAAATAAAAGACAGCCCTCGATTTGTGTACAGAGGTATGCATTTAGATGTAGCTCGTCATTTTTTCTCGGTAGATTTTATCAAAAAATACATTGATATGTTGGCTATGCTTAAGATGAATACGTTTCATTGGCATTTGACAGAAGATCAAGGATGGCGAATTGAAATCAAAAAATACCCAAAACTACAAGAAGTTGCTGCCTACAGAAAAGAAACACTTATTGGGCATTACAGCGACCAGCCACATCAATTTGATGGAAAAAGATATGGTGGCTATTACACTCAGGAAGAAATAAGAGAGGTTGTAACCTACGCAGCAGAAAGGCAGGTTACTATTATTCCTGAAATTGAAATGCCAGGACACTCTCAGGCAGCCATTGCCGCGTATCCTGAGCTAGGGTGTACTGGAGATACTATTGAAGTAGCCACGAAATGGGGTGTTTTTGAAGATATTTATTGCCCCAAAGAAACCACTTTTCAATTTTTGGAAGATGTGATTGATGAAGTCGTTTCCTTATTCCCAGGAAAATATATTCATATCGGAGGTGACGAAGCTCCTAAAAAACGATGGAGAAATTGTGCGCATTGCCAACAACTTATCAAAGAAAAAGGATTAAAAGATGAGCATGAGCTCCAAAGCTATTTTATTACTCGTATGGAGCAGTACATCAATTCTAAAGGAAAACAACTTATTGGTTGGGATGAAATTCTAGAAGGAGGCCTAGCACCTAATGCTACCGTAATGTCTTGGCGTGGTACTAAAGGGGCTGTAGAAGCTGCGAAAGCACATCATAATGTGGTGTTGACCCCGAACTCACACTGTTACTTTGATCATTACCAATCTACCCATGAAAATGAACCATTGGCTATTGGTGGTTTTCTTCCTCTGGAAAAGGTCTACCATTTCAACCCAATCCCAAAAGAACTCACAAAAGAAGAAGCCCAATACGTCTTAGGTGCTCAAGGAAATGTATGGACAGAGTACATGAAAACTCCTGAAAAAGTAGAGTATATGATTTTTCCTAGAGTGGCGGCTTTGAGTGAGGTAGTATGGTCTTCATCGAAACAGAAAAATTATGATGATTTTAAAAAGAGATTGCTTTCTTTTTTCAAAAGGCTAGACCATCTTTCTATCAACCATGCCAATCATTTGTATGAATTAAGAGGAAAACCCTTGTACGCTAAAGACAGTACTTTTTATATATTGGAAGCCCAAATATCTGGAAAAGACATTCGATTTACGCTCGATGGTACTATTCCAACAGAAAAATCAACATTGTATACCGCTCCTATACCCATCACAAAATCTGTGACTATTAAAGCGGCTAGTTTTGATAAAAAAGAACAAATTGGTGCTGTTTTTTCTAAGGATATTCTAAAACATAAAGCTATCAATCAAACGATTTCATTAAGTGTTCCTCCCAACCCTACTTACGGAAAAGGAGGCAAAGAAATATTGATTAATGGAATACAGGGAAATAAAAGTCGTTATGGAGATAAAGAATGGCTGGGGTTTGATACCGATTCGGTTAGCATAACGATTGATTTTGAAAAACCTACCGCTATTTCTTCTATTATCACACGATTTTACAATTCGGTAGGTTCATGGATTTATCCGCCTAAAAAATATACTGTTTCGCTAAATAATGGTTTTACAAAGGAAGTGGTACTGAATACTACTTCAGAAACTACGGTAAAGAGTCGTATTAGCATTCCGAAGCAAACAGTAAAACAATTAAATATTACCATTTCTTGCTTTGGAAAAATTCCCGAAGGAGAACAAGGTGCTGGTCATCTTGCTTGGTTGTTTATCGATGAAATTATCGTTGACTAA
- a CDS encoding copper homeostasis protein CutC yields the protein MILEICANSYQSALNAQSAGAHRIELCSELSVGGITPSFGLIKEVIQNTRIPVFVLIRPRSGDFCYSDEEFEIMKSDIQYCKEIGCSGIVSGVLTPTNEIDLERTQALIELSKPLAFTFHRAFDCVANPTKSLEQLISLGADRVLTSGQKTLAIEGLDALQKLNKQAADRIIILPGSGINATNAAVFKNSRFLEIHTSASVKILPNEVQLPSMFDTIQTVSDIDCIKNIVNVIN from the coding sequence ATGATTTTAGAAATTTGTGCCAATTCATATCAATCAGCTTTAAACGCACAAAGTGCTGGTGCACATAGAATTGAACTGTGCAGCGAACTATCTGTTGGTGGTATTACTCCTTCATTTGGACTCATTAAAGAAGTTATTCAAAACACACGCATTCCTGTTTTTGTGCTAATTAGACCTAGAAGTGGTGATTTCTGCTATTCTGATGAAGAGTTTGAAATCATGAAATCTGACATTCAATATTGCAAAGAAATAGGATGCTCAGGAATTGTTTCGGGTGTCTTAACTCCTACTAATGAAATTGATTTGGAAAGAACTCAAGCATTAATTGAACTTTCGAAGCCTCTAGCCTTTACTTTTCACAGAGCCTTTGACTGTGTTGCAAATCCTACAAAATCACTAGAACAACTCATAAGCCTTGGTGCTGACAGAGTGTTAACCTCTGGACAAAAAACTTTGGCAATAGAAGGGCTTGATGCACTTCAAAAATTGAACAAACAAGCAGCCGATCGAATCATTATTCTTCCTGGGAGTGGTATCAACGCTACCAATGCTGCGGTTTTTAAAAACAGTAGATTTTTAGAAATACACACCTCGGCTTCTGTGAAGATACTGCCCAATGAGGTACAACTGCCCTCAATGTTCGATACCATACAAACCGTTTCAGACATAGATTGCATCAAAAACATTGTGAACGTAATAAATTAA
- a CDS encoding PNGase F N-terminal domain-containing protein, producing MKHIHLLFLAIIVSYSCQTKPTQLGNQKMVVFDNTNLYFDMELKKNPNNHKDSILRLDAGRVLVKKVNLPSYQMQPSVTITTTLTSNGDPWDKSGSVFVIPASASASFLDLENKTVKKEQFQNEYIGIQQEKIDSNLVYKPNIELLRFMTPFGVGFFNNHEKLKDAKPVYIPKWEDNVVWKQDITHLLPLLENEVYIGVYVDTWNKQGYTVSVELDFTETTIPHHLKKERGVLPVLNTTKYAANQKFYDAFSKGNLSIAIPVQSTLKNAKLYYIATGHGGYAAGDEFNQKENIIKLNQKVIKKFTPWRDDCASFRRFNPSSGVAMIPTTYKGKKIEERIASSDYSRSNWCPGSDVKPEIIALGDLAVGTHTFEFAIPKAKAIEDNDINYWMVSAYITYDK from the coding sequence ATGAAGCATATACACTTACTATTTTTAGCCATCATTGTCTCATATTCTTGTCAAACAAAACCCACCCAGCTTGGGAATCAAAAGATGGTTGTTTTTGACAATACCAATCTTTATTTTGATATGGAATTAAAAAAGAATCCTAACAATCATAAAGATAGCATTCTAAGGCTAGATGCTGGGCGTGTTTTAGTAAAAAAAGTTAATCTTCCATCATATCAAATGCAACCTTCGGTTACTATTACTACCACCTTAACTTCAAATGGTGATCCATGGGACAAATCTGGTTCTGTTTTTGTTATTCCAGCTTCTGCTTCAGCTAGTTTTTTAGATTTAGAGAATAAAACTGTCAAGAAAGAACAGTTTCAAAATGAATATATAGGCATTCAACAAGAAAAAATAGATAGTAACCTCGTTTATAAACCCAATATTGAATTGCTTCGCTTTATGACTCCTTTTGGTGTTGGATTCTTCAACAATCATGAAAAACTTAAAGATGCTAAACCCGTTTACATTCCAAAATGGGAAGATAATGTAGTTTGGAAACAAGACATTACCCATCTTTTACCCCTATTAGAAAACGAGGTATATATTGGTGTTTATGTTGACACTTGGAACAAACAAGGTTATACTGTTTCTGTTGAACTTGATTTTACAGAAACTACCATTCCTCATCATCTTAAAAAAGAACGAGGAGTACTTCCTGTTCTAAACACCACAAAATATGCTGCAAATCAAAAATTTTATGATGCTTTTTCAAAAGGTAATTTAAGTATCGCTATTCCTGTGCAAAGCACCCTTAAAAACGCAAAGTTGTACTATATCGCTACAGGACATGGTGGGTATGCTGCTGGTGATGAGTTTAACCAAAAAGAAAATATTATTAAACTTAACCAAAAAGTGATTAAAAAGTTTACTCCTTGGCGTGATGATTGTGCTAGTTTCAGACGTTTTAATCCTAGTTCGGGTGTTGCGATGATACCTACCACCTATAAAGGAAAAAAAATTGAAGAACGTATTGCATCTTCAGACTATTCTCGCTCCAACTGGTGTCCAGGGAGCGATGTAAAACCAGAAATTATCGCATTAGGCGATCTAGCAGTGGGTACTCATACATTTGAATTTGCAATTCCAAAAGCCAAAGCTATCGAAGATAACGATATTAATTACTGGATGGTATCTGCTTACATAACTTATGACAAATAA
- a CDS encoding beta-mannosidase yields the protein MTNNLFLSLLTAYIFISFVGCQPPDSLPEIVTLSTNWQFKKATDSIWRTAEVPGNIYTDLLQHTLIDDPFVKNNEEKVQWVSQIPWEYKTTFSLQKTVLQKKNIQLQFEGLDTYAAIYLNDSLLLKTDNAFRSYTLNVKNLLRKENQLRIYFTPTSEEEKLLKQQQAYSLPEGNRIFTRKAQFQYGWDWGPKLNTSGIWKPITLKAWDSPIFEDIFMRQDSLSSTEASLTALLTIHSSKDTSCEIVSEVASVKKQTPIHLKKGTHQYTIPFTLKNPTLWWTHNLGTPHLYNFNFKLKVHGSIADNKTVKKGIRTIKLITQKDSIGETFYFELNGKPVYAKGANYIPQHSFQNKVNHKHYEKLLNDVVETNMNMLRVWGGGIYEHDIFYDLCDEKGILVWQDFMFACAMYPGNAEFLANVQLEAEQQVKRLRNHASVALWCGNNENSEGWHRWGWQTNRTEKEKTAIWNDYLAVFDSILPKTVRQFSDHTSYWESSPKYGRGNPKYQFEGDAHDWWVWHDGAPFEHFKEKVPRFMSEFGFQSFPGYEVIRYLNQKDSIDIRSKSIQSHQKHPRGFQLMEEYMQRDYTLPKNDEDYVYMSQLVQARGIVMGIEAHRRAKPYNMGTLYWQLNDCWPAISWSSIDYFGNWKALQYKAKKAFKNLLISSEIKKDSLHLFVVNDTYTDVKGQLELTLLDFEGKVNWKHSKEVHIQPNSSTIIETISLKNSERKSSVLCAKLGDESAIIYLEKPKDLLLPKSNATTTITKINEGFSINIQSEKLLKDVFLFTSEKGHFSDNFFDILPGETIRITFKTKAHALHDLHLKTLNDFL from the coding sequence ATGACAAATAACCTATTTCTTTCACTTCTTACAGCCTACATTTTTATTTCTTTCGTAGGATGTCAACCCCCTGATAGTTTACCAGAAATAGTTACGTTATCAACCAATTGGCAATTTAAAAAAGCCACCGATAGTATTTGGCGTACTGCTGAAGTTCCGGGGAACATTTATACCGACCTGTTACAGCATACGTTAATAGACGACCCCTTCGTTAAAAATAATGAAGAAAAAGTGCAATGGGTTTCGCAAATTCCGTGGGAATATAAAACTACGTTTTCATTGCAAAAAACCGTTTTACAAAAGAAAAACATTCAGCTTCAATTTGAAGGGTTAGATACCTATGCTGCTATTTATTTGAATGACTCCTTGCTTCTAAAAACAGATAATGCTTTTAGAAGTTATACCTTGAATGTTAAAAATTTACTTCGGAAGGAAAATCAGTTGCGAATTTACTTCACTCCCACTTCCGAAGAAGAGAAACTTTTGAAACAACAACAAGCATACTCCTTACCCGAAGGAAATCGGATTTTTACCAGAAAAGCACAGTTTCAATATGGATGGGATTGGGGTCCAAAGTTGAATACTTCTGGTATATGGAAACCCATTACTTTAAAAGCATGGGATAGCCCTATTTTTGAAGATATTTTTATGCGACAAGATTCTTTATCTAGTACAGAAGCAAGCCTAACTGCCCTACTCACTATTCATAGTAGTAAAGATACTTCCTGTGAAATTGTTTCAGAAGTAGCTTCTGTGAAAAAACAGACACCAATTCATCTCAAAAAAGGAACACATCAATATACAATCCCTTTCACTCTTAAAAATCCTACATTATGGTGGACACACAATTTGGGAACTCCTCACCTATACAACTTCAATTTTAAATTAAAAGTGCATGGTAGCATAGCCGACAATAAAACAGTCAAAAAAGGAATTAGAACCATCAAACTAATAACCCAAAAAGACAGTATAGGAGAAACTTTTTATTTTGAATTGAATGGAAAACCTGTGTATGCTAAAGGAGCTAATTACATTCCTCAACACAGTTTTCAGAACAAAGTAAACCATAAGCATTACGAAAAGTTACTAAACGATGTGGTAGAAACAAACATGAACATGCTTAGAGTTTGGGGTGGCGGCATTTATGAACATGACATTTTTTACGATTTATGTGATGAAAAAGGAATTTTAGTTTGGCAAGATTTTATGTTTGCCTGTGCCATGTACCCTGGCAACGCTGAATTTTTAGCCAATGTGCAACTAGAAGCTGAACAACAAGTAAAAAGACTAAGAAATCATGCATCTGTAGCTTTGTGGTGTGGAAACAACGAAAATTCGGAAGGATGGCATCGATGGGGTTGGCAAACCAACAGAACTGAAAAAGAAAAAACAGCTATTTGGAATGATTATCTCGCTGTTTTTGATAGCATACTTCCAAAAACAGTTCGACAATTTAGCGACCATACTTCGTATTGGGAAAGTTCCCCTAAATACGGTCGTGGCAATCCGAAATACCAATTTGAAGGCGATGCACACGACTGGTGGGTATGGCACGACGGAGCGCCTTTTGAACATTTTAAAGAAAAAGTCCCTCGTTTTATGAGCGAATTCGGATTTCAATCATTTCCTGGTTATGAGGTTATTAGGTATCTCAATCAAAAAGATAGTATTGATATTCGCTCCAAAAGCATCCAATCGCACCAAAAACATCCCAGAGGATTTCAGTTAATGGAAGAGTACATGCAACGAGATTACACGCTGCCAAAAAATGATGAAGATTATGTGTATATGAGTCAATTAGTACAAGCACGGGGCATCGTAATGGGAATTGAAGCGCATCGAAGAGCTAAGCCCTACAATATGGGAACTCTCTATTGGCAATTAAACGATTGCTGGCCTGCCATTTCTTGGTCGAGTATTGATTATTTCGGAAATTGGAAGGCACTTCAATACAAAGCCAAAAAGGCTTTTAAAAATCTGCTTATTTCTTCAGAAATCAAAAAAGACAGCCTACACCTTTTCGTTGTTAATGACACCTATACAGATGTTAAAGGGCAACTCGAATTAACACTTCTCGATTTTGAAGGAAAAGTAAATTGGAAGCATTCTAAAGAAGTGCATATCCAACCCAACAGCAGTACTATTATTGAAACCATTTCTTTAAAAAATAGCGAAAGAAAATCATCGGTACTCTGTGCAAAACTTGGTGACGAATCTGCTATTATTTATTTGGAGAAACCCAAAGATTTACTACTTCCTAAAAGCAATGCTACGACTACTATAACCAAAATTAACGAAGGTTTTTCTATTAACATACAATCTGAAAAACTTCTTAAAGATGTGTTTTTATTTACTTCTGAAAAAGGGCATTTTAGCGATAATTTTTTTGATATACTACCAGGCGAAACAATACGCATTACCTTTAAAACAAAAGCCCATGCATTACATGATTTGCACCTAAAAACATTGAATGATTTTTTATAA